The segment TGTCCGCCATTTCCCAACCGTCGCAGATCATGCAGACATGCAGGTTGTGCCCAGCGTAGTCGAATACGTTCTGCATATCGTCGAGCTTGGGCAAGTGGTCGATGATCCCACTCGCAGCAATCACATATTTAGAGCGAAAAACTGGGTGAATGCTATCTTGTTTGCCGACTTTGACTTTGACTGCGAAGGTTTCTCCTTCATCTTGCACCTCTTCGACAAAGCCCATGAGGTAATCGCCATTTAGCGAGAGAAAATGATTTTGCCCCTGCTGGAGCATGGTGCGACCAGGAGTGCCAGGGGGCAGACCAAGATAATTTTGCAGTTCTTGCATCCAGAACGATCGACCGCGACCTTTTTCGATCACCAGACACGACAGCCGATAGCGTTGTAAATAAATTGCAGCAGAGAGTCCACCCGCTCCGCCGCCTACAATAATTACATCGTAAACATGGTCAAGTCGCTGTTCGAGTGTCTTTTTAGAAAGCTTCATGGCGATTTCCGCAGTAATCGTTGCATCGTGAATCTACGATTTTAATTGCAATCACAGATTTCTCCAATGTAGCAATTCTGCAAGTTCTAAAGTGCGATCGAGCTTTCTGAACTGCCGACGGATTTGACCCATTCTTTGCCATTTTCCAGGAAGACGATCGAGGGAGTTCCTGCCGGATTGAGGTTGATTCGTTTTACCGTCACTTCTCCACCTGCGAGGCGTTCTCCAACTTGCACATAGCGCGAGGTGCCGTCGGTATCTTGAACGATCGCGCTTATGTTTGAGCCAGTTTGAATCACGCCGCTTAAGACGATCGCGTCTGCCAAATTTGGGCGAGAGATAGGGGGGGGTGGGATCACAGGCAGAGCAGGTTGGACGGTCGGCAGTGTGCCGACTGAGAGCGGAGGCATCGGGGTAGAAGTGAGCCGAATGGGTTGAGGCTGAGGTAAAGCAACGGCAGGTGAAGTGCTGATGGTTGAGGATTTTGCTGCGATCGTTTTTGTGGGGGCTGGTTTGATCGTGGCTCTCAGGTCGGTTGGCATTTGAGGCGCTGCGAAGGGATCGCGATTGCTTCCGACAGCAACGGGCATTCGTGGGAGTTTGCTATTGGTCGTTGGAATCATGCCTGCGATTTTGACCGGAGGCAGGGTGAGCGATTTGGCGGGTACGACAGGTTGCGGGAAGGCTTGGGGGGTGGGCGGTGTAGATTGAGTATTGGTACGGTTGGTCGCGCAACTTGTGAGTAAGAGTGCTGTTCCGGTTGCAGCGCTCATCATCCAGTGTCGTTTGCTCATACGGATACCCCAGTCGTTTACATTTATACAGAATAGCCATGAGTTTACGGAGCGCACGGTTTTATCTGCCGTTTGAGCTATCGGTTTTAACGGATTTTTCGTAAAAATTAGTAGTTATACGTGGGCGTTCTCGCGGTTGTCGATCGCTAACCTGAAGAAATTACCGGAATGCAAAAATTGGTTTTAGTGGGAGGAGGACATAGTCACGCGATCGCACTTCGACAATTCGGATTGCATCCGGTGCCTGATGTCGAAATTACGTTGATTAGTGAGGCAGAAAATACGCCTTATTCAGGGCTGTTGCCGGGACATGTAGCAGGCTTCTACTCGTATGAGGAGTGTCATATCGATCTGCGCTCGCTGTGTGAATTCGCTAAGGCTGAATTGAGAATCGATCGCGCAATTGGGTTGGATTTGGCTCGGCATCAAGTCTTATGTGAGGCAGGAGAGGTTGAGTTTGATCTCGTGTCGCTCGATATTGGCAGTACGCCGATGATGCCAGCAGGAGCGGCGGGAATTGGGGCAAAGCCGATTGCTCAGTTTCTCAAATGGTGGAATCAGTTTGATGGTAAGAGTGTGGCGATCGTAGGCGGTGGAACAGGCGGGGTCGAGTTGGCGTTGAATATGCAGGCGAAGATGCCTGAGTTAAAGATTCATTTGTTTCAACGCGATCGCGAGTTGTTGCCAAGTCATAACCCTTGGGTGCGGCAGCAATTTCAAAAGATTTTGACGCAGAGAGGGATTCAACTTCACGTTGGGCAAGCTGTGGAACGTGCGACGGATTGTGATGCAACGGTTTGGGTGACTCATGCCTCGGCTACGCCTTGGGTCAAGCAGTCTGGGCTGGCAGTAGACGCGCAAGGATTCGTTTTGGTGAACGAATTTTTACAGTCGGTGTCTCATCCTGAGGTGTTTGCAGCGGGTGATATTGCCACAATGATGCACTACGATCGACCGAAGGCAGGAGTATTTGCGGTGAGGCAGGGCAAGCCTTTGTTTCACAATCTCCGGGCTAAGTTGGAAAATCGGGTGTTGAAGCCTTATCGTCCTCAGAAACGCTATCTGAGTTTGATTGGAACGGGGGATAAGGTTGCAGTGGCATCCTATGGGGGATTCGGTTGGCGCGCTCCGTGGGTGTGGTGGGTGAAGGACTTTATCGATCGGTCTTTTATGAACCAGTTTAAGAGGATGATTTAGCAAGTCGTCGTTGAGACGCATTCACCCGCCCCGGAATAGAATTCCAGGGCTAACGGTGCGAAGTCCTTAAAAGGACTGGGTCGCTCAATCTTTTGGTTAGTCCCGGTTAGGAGGCTTCGTTTTACTAGCTCCGAAATTCTATGCCGGGGTGGGATGTCAATGTGAGCGAAAAGTCTTTTGATACCTTTAGAACATCCTCGCAGTAAAAGCTATGCAATTATCTATTTCAGATGATCAGTTCAAAATCGATCTTGATGGTTGGGAACGTATTTGGGCGTTTTACTTTAATGCGGATTTGTACATTCCGTTGAGCCATATTACTCAGGTATCAACTGAGGAGCCTCGACATAGCTGGACGGATGTCAGAATGCCAGGGACGTTTTTGCCAGGGGTAATTAAGGCGGGAACTTACTATACCGATCGGGGTAAAGAGTTTTGGTATGTAACGCGGTTGGGACGATATTTGACTTTGGAGCTTGAGAACGAGTTTTATCGGCGGATTGTGCTCAGTGTAGATCAGAATCAGCTTTGGGCAGATCGGATCAATGGACAAAAAGCTGTTTGAATACTCTAGCAGGCGCTTCCGAGAACAATGAATCTCGTTTTAGTCGATAAATTATTGGACACTCAGAAGCGCAGCTTGGCGAATTTGGTTCAGCGAGTCAAAACGTTACTTTAACCAGGACAGCGATCGCAAAATTTCTGCTGCCTCATTTGGAGTAATCGTATTTCGGCATTGATTTGTTTTGCCACCGTAGTAGGTTCGACGAACAAAATCAGCACCAAGAATTCGATAAAACGGAGAAGTCGAACCTGGTGCAGTCGCCCAATCATTGAGTAAATTGGGCTGAGGTGTAGAAAGCTGCTGAGCAGATGGGGTTTTAAAGTCTCCAGTTTGCTCACCAAACAGCAGAGAGACTCGCCCAAAAAGCTGCGTTTCTACTGGGAATTCATACCCTCCAGGTACACCGCCAACACCGCCACCTGTTGCCTCGATCGCAAAACATTTATCCTGTTGTGCATGGCGGTAAACGATGCCATAGTCTGGCCCAAATCGGCATCTGCCTTCACAAGGTTTCACATCCACTTTGCTCACCGTATAGCCAGCAGGAACAGAGCTTGGAACTGCGATCGCAATTTTCAAAGACTTCAGCGAAGCTTGCTGCTGAGGTGTCAGTTGAGGTGTTCCTGTCTGAGCCGTGAGCGGAATGCCAACGCCTGGGCGAATCTGATCCGAGATGAGAGCAGTTCCCGTTACGATCGTGCTAGGAGCTAATTTTGGAGCGCTTGAAGGATTGCTCGGATAAGTAGAACCGTTAAATTTTAAGCTGCGATAGCTCGGTTGTATACCTCCACCTGCAACGAACAGAATAATATCGCGCCAGCCTTTTGTTCTGGTGTTGCTGACGACGATCGGAGAATTGACGATCGTATGTCGCGAAAGCAAACTGTAACCGTTTCCTGCTGGTTTGAGAATCAGCATTGTACAGCCGCCTGTGCCACAGGTTGATTGAGAAACTAAATATACAATTTTCTCATCGCGACCATCGCCATCTAAATCGATCGAGTTATAAAGATAGCGAACGTCAGCTACATCTCCAGAAAGCTCTCGGCGAATCGCTGCTTCTATTGCTGAATTACTTTGAGTTTGCGATCGCTGATAAGTTAGCGCGCGAAAGCGAATGTTATCGACGTTTGGGAGTGTTTCTAAGGGGGACTCTGAATTTTGTGCAACTTTAGAAGATTGTGCTGCTGTGGGAGCTTGAAACCAGGAATTGAGGCTGAACCCAATTCCAAGAGCAGCCGTTAAAGATAACAATACGCGTTGCATTTGCATAACGATGAATGAAGTAGAAGGAAACTCAGAAATCGAAGTTTAGATTCAATTTACTGCGATCGTATTCCAGAACTGCATCAATGTTGATTCGCAAAATTGCCTATTTACGATCGCACGCCCATTTTATTCTCTAAACCACTTATTCTCTAAACCACTTGATAGAAGAAGCGAAACGTTGCCCATGCATTGACATTCAGAGCGAAAAGTTCAGGAGGCGTGATTGCAGGGGTTGTACTACTTGCTTGATGCACATCTTGTAGCACTGCTTGAGCAACATCAAGGAAATTGGGAAGAGAGCGGATAAACTTTTCTCGAGTTCCTACTAAAGCTTCAGTTTGCTGAAATGGAGTACGGCTACAAATCACATAAGCTTCAGATAGACCTGCGGGCAAACGTACAATCCAATCGGATTGCGCTTGAGGCAGGGTGAAGGTTTCGCCGGGAGCGATCGTGGATTTTACTTGCTCATTTTCTCTTGGGCTGAGTACTACACCCGTTCCATTATTGTCTAATCCTAGAACGAGAAAGTGAATCAATTCAGCATCATGATTCTCAAGCCGGATCTGAATCGAAGTCCCAATTGGAAGTGAGAGAACTTTTCCATTAGAAGGCACGACATCACTCGCAGGCTCGGCAACCCGGCTCGTCTGCTGGACGGCAATCTTTGCGTCAGCATTGACGAGAGCCGCGCGCACGGAGATCTGAGATGAATCTGAATTCGCTGTCAAGCTGAGTAACTTTGCACCTAAGCGCGTTTGCAACTGTGGCGTAAGCCTTTTGACTGCTAACTTTACGGCTTCTCCAGACTCGCCTGCTGTACTTGGAATCGCTTCTCGCCCTTGTGAAAATAATCCATATCCAGCGGGTGAAATCGTTCCTTTCATCGCTTCTGTTGTCAGTGAAGCAACTTGTGTCGGTTCTTCAACTTTGCTAAATAAATAGTCGCCTGCTTGCTCTCCGGCGATCGCTGCTGCAACTCTTGGCAGTCCCGAAAAAGCACTCACGGCATCGACTCGCTCGACTCGATTTAAGGTCGCATCGATCGCGATCGCTAAGCTCAGATCTTTCGGCAAAGTTCGGATCGCTTCTCGAATCGGTTGACCGACTTGCACAGGCAATTCGATCGCTTTCGCTTTCGCTACTAATCCACTGCGTTCATATACTTGAAGCACTGAGTGATCTGTCCTGAATAATCCGCCCAGACTGTAAGCTTCTAGAACCTGGGGAGGTAAACCTCCGAGCCATAAGTATGCGATTTTGCCATTGTCTTCGATCTCGGTAATGACTCCATCAGCGGACGGTTGAGTTATGGGCACTTGGTAAGGTTTGAGCGGTCGCTCGCGGCTTTTTTGCCCGATTAAAATGGGTTGTTGCTTGGCATCAGACTGCCTTGCAATCAGTTCGGAGGCTCCTCTAAGATCGACTCTCAGCGTGGTTTCGGGCATCGATCGCCAGAGTTGCTGCGTCAGTGCGTAAGTAAACAGTCCTGCACTAAATCCATTCCAAGGGGATTCTGTCGCAAATTGTTGAGCATCGGCAGCAGATAGAACCACTCCTGGCATCTGTCCTGATCGCCATTGCACTTTCGTTCGAGTGCGATCGAGTTTTGTATTAGCAAGTAGCCGTTCTTGAAATTCGATTTCTTCGTCAATCAATTGAGTCGCTGGATCGCTGGATCGCGATCGCAGTTTCAAATTTCCCCGCAAAGCATAGCCCGGATAGAGATACCCCGCATCAATGATCGTGGTGACTTGCTGAGTCGGCAGCGATCTCAAAAGCAGCAGCAAGGTATCTTGAGAAATTCCGTTCGCGATTACGTTGTCTTGCGGTTCATCGGCTGTGATCAAAATTGGCTGAATGTCATCTGCCGTTGTGCCGAGTTTTTGTAAACTTCCATAGCCGCTAAAGTGAAAAACAATCACATCATTCGGTTGGGCTTGTCGAATGAGGTGTTCTATAAAAGCCGTTTCAATTCGCGATCGCGTTGCTTGCTGATCCGTTAAAGTCAGAATGTCATTGGGCTGAAATCCGAAGCGATGAATCAGCAATTCTTTTTGTAATTCAATATCGGTCAAACAGCCATTCAGTGCCGCATTGCGATATTGATTAATTCCCACTAAAAGCGCGAGTTTTCGAGCAGTCGGCGCAGCGAGAACTTGTGCTGTCCGAGTGCATGAACTGGCTCCCCAGACTCCGAGAAAAATACCTGCTTGTAGTAGCGATCGACGTTTCATGTCCCGATCCTGCGCCTTCTCCCTTAAGCGTATCAGGTCAAGATTCAGAAATCGTAACCAATTCGCAATACCAGAGTTATGTTTTTCTTAATTTTTACGAGATAAAAGGAAGAAATCGCTACACTTTCACTGCTCTGTGTATGATGTTAGGCGCTTCACTCAGCGTCAGGGAGAACTGGATCGATGAATTTACCTTTTGTTTTAGATGTTGCTATTGGATTAATCTTTACTTACTTAATTCTGAGTCTGCTAGCTTCAGAACTACAAGAATTACTGGCAACAGTGCTGCAATGGCGGGCAAAACATTTGAAAGATTCGATCGAAGTACTCTTAGGAGGCGGGATTAATACGCCCGAAGAACAGCGAGTCAAGGATTTGGTCGGACGACTCTATGATGATCCCTTGCTCAAAAACGTCAATCAAGCAGCGAAAGGAGCGGTGCCTCAAGCATTTCGGAAACTTACCCGAATCCTGTTTCCAGGCAATCGACCTGGCGCGTTTGGTCATAATCAATCTTCGGGACCGTCTTACATTGCACCAGAGACATTTGCGACTTCGCTGATTGAGCAGTTGGGCATTACTTCTATGGTGGATAAACTGTCCGAGGTGCGGTTTGAGAAATTCGTTCACCGGATTGTAGGACATTATTGGGTCAATGAATTCGGCGAGGTGGGATTGCCGGATGATGATCAATTCCAAGATGGGTGGGAGCGGGGAGCCATTCGCACGATCGCGGAAAAATCAGAGCGCTCAAGTCTCAGTGCTGATCAAAATTTTCGGGTGCTTGTCGAAGAGTACGATCAAATTCTCAATGCGTATCGGGTGCGTACAGCGACCTTAGAAACGAGTGTCGAGCGCTTAGGAGAAAGCTTAGATGCGTATATTGCAGCCTGTGCAAACTTCGATCAATCGTCTCCAGAAACGGCGCTGTTTGTCCGGCGATTGCAGTCGTACAAGGCGAGTGTGTTTGGTCAGAATTATGAGCGAGCATTCAGTTCTGGTGGGTTGAAACCGAGCATTGCAGAAGTTGCAGACTTGGTGCATCAAGGCAGTAGTACTCATCAAGAAGTGGCGAGAGCGTACGATCGGATTGCGAATCAAGCTCGTCCGATTGATGCTCAAGTCAATTCAACGATTCAGACGCAAATCAACGACTATCGATTGGGACTGGATGCGAATGCTCTGGATCACCCGACAAAATTCGAGGATCTAGACTATGATTTGCAGCAAATTTTCCTAGCGAATGCACTCGCCAATCTCACGCCCGAAGAACGGCAACTGTATGAGGACTATCAAACCTATAAAACGATTCGCAATGGGTTGAGCCGTCTGCCGGATTCTGTAAAAGAGAGCATTGCGATTTTGGCAAAACGGTCGCAGGCTCGCGTGGATCAAGCGGAAAATCAGGTCAATCAGTTTCGCGATGAGATTTCGGTCTGGTTCGATCGCTCGATGTCGCGGGCTTCAGGCGTGTATAAACGCAATGCAAAAGGGGTGGCGATTCTCATTGGCTTAACGTTAGCGGCGGCGACGAACTCGGATACGTTTCATATTTTCAATCGGTTGTCGAGTGATGATAGTTTGCGTCGATTAGTCACTGAGCGAGCTTCGCAGTTGAATTTGGATGCTCAGCGATCACCGAGGTTTTCGGCTCAGCTTGAGGAGTTGAAGAATGAGACGGATGCAGTGTTACGAGAGATTTCGTTTCCGATTAGCTGGAATTCGAGTAATCTCGGGCGACAGTTGGGCTGTCCATCCAGTGCAATCTCGTCTGCACCCCCTCAAGATGTCGCAAATACTGAAGCGAATCAGCTCAAGGCGCAATGGGACAATTTGTATAAGGGCTGTTTGAATACGGATCAATCATCGAATGCGCCAGTTCCGTTGCAGGTCGCGCAGATTATGGTCAATCGCCCGCTCGGGGTTTTACGGATGTTGTCGGGCTGGATTGTGAGCGGAATTGCGATCGCGATGGGTGCGCCGTTTTGGTTTGATTTATTAGGGAAGGTTGTGAATGTGCGAAATTCAGGCGGAAAGCCGAAGCAACCCGCAGGAGAAGTGCAAAGGACGAATGAGTAAGCATTTGAGTGAGCTTTGATCGGTGACGAGTGCGATCGCACCTGCAATCAGTTGGATAAACCGCGATCGCAATCTCCTTGGAAATGGGTCATTCCCTGAAAAAGAGATAAAATGGGCGACTGACGATTCAACCTATAAATTCGTTATTCGTAAAGCTGATGGGACGTATCTTTA is part of the Leptolyngbya boryana PCC 6306 genome and harbors:
- a CDS encoding FAD-dependent oxidoreductase is translated as MQKLVLVGGGHSHAIALRQFGLHPVPDVEITLISEAENTPYSGLLPGHVAGFYSYEECHIDLRSLCEFAKAELRIDRAIGLDLARHQVLCEAGEVEFDLVSLDIGSTPMMPAGAAGIGAKPIAQFLKWWNQFDGKSVAIVGGGTGGVELALNMQAKMPELKIHLFQRDRELLPSHNPWVRQQFQKILTQRGIQLHVGQAVERATDCDATVWVTHASATPWVKQSGLAVDAQGFVLVNEFLQSVSHPEVFAAGDIATMMHYDRPKAGVFAVRQGKPLFHNLRAKLENRVLKPYRPQKRYLSLIGTGDKVAVASYGGFGWRAPWVWWVKDFIDRSFMNQFKRMI
- a CDS encoding caspase family protein; amino-acid sequence: MKRRSLLQAGIFLGVWGASSCTRTAQVLAAPTARKLALLVGINQYRNAALNGCLTDIELQKELLIHRFGFQPNDILTLTDQQATRSRIETAFIEHLIRQAQPNDVIVFHFSGYGSLQKLGTTADDIQPILITADEPQDNVIANGISQDTLLLLLRSLPTQQVTTIIDAGYLYPGYALRGNLKLRSRSSDPATQLIDEEIEFQERLLANTKLDRTRTKVQWRSGQMPGVVLSAADAQQFATESPWNGFSAGLFTYALTQQLWRSMPETTLRVDLRGASELIARQSDAKQQPILIGQKSRERPLKPYQVPITQPSADGVITEIEDNGKIAYLWLGGLPPQVLEAYSLGGLFRTDHSVLQVYERSGLVAKAKAIELPVQVGQPIREAIRTLPKDLSLAIAIDATLNRVERVDAVSAFSGLPRVAAAIAGEQAGDYLFSKVEEPTQVASLTTEAMKGTISPAGYGLFSQGREAIPSTAGESGEAVKLAVKRLTPQLQTRLGAKLLSLTANSDSSQISVRAALVNADAKIAVQQTSRVAEPASDVVPSNGKVLSLPIGTSIQIRLENHDAELIHFLVLGLDNNGTGVVLSPRENEQVKSTIAPGETFTLPQAQSDWIVRLPAGLSEAYVICSRTPFQQTEALVGTREKFIRSLPNFLDVAQAVLQDVHQASSTTPAITPPELFALNVNAWATFRFFYQVV